Proteins encoded within one genomic window of Spodoptera frugiperda isolate SF20-4 chromosome 7, AGI-APGP_CSIRO_Sfru_2.0, whole genome shotgun sequence:
- the LOC118265733 gene encoding general transcription factor IIH subunit 4 — protein MSESSKSKSSLNLNPSPTLQCKDLHEYLKSRSAQFLETLYNYPTICLAVYRELPELARHFVIRLLFVEQPVPQAVVTSWVSQTFAKEQAKACEALSELSVWQEAPIPGGMPGWMLAQSFKKNLKVALLGGGRAWSMSSSLEPDGKARDVAFLDAYALERWECVLHYMVGSAQTEGISADAVRILLHAGLMTRDAEDGSAVITRAGFQFLLLSTAKQVWLFLQHYLHTAEKRSLSAAECLAFLYQLSFSTLGKDYSTEGMSNNMLVFLQHLREFGLVYQRKRKAGRFYPTRLALNIAQVRGVGAAPLAAPAQARGYIVVETNYRVYAYTQTNLQVALLGLFTELMYRFPNLVVGVLTRESVRQALRGGITAEQIIHYLEQHSHPQMLKSETGGIRTSSMLPPTVVDQIKLWETERNRFTYTEGVVYNQFLSQADFVVLRDYAKQQGVLTWQNERSRTMVVTRHGHDDVKKFWKRYSKSS, from the exons ATGTCAGAATCCTCGAAATCAAAATcttctttaaatttaaatccgTCGCCTACTTTACAGTGCAAAGATCTTCATGAATATTTGAAAAGTCGTTCTGCTCAATTTTTAGAAACTTTGTATAATTATCCTACGATATGTCTCGCTGTTTACAG AGAGTTACCGGAGCTGGCACGGCACTTTGTGATCAGACTGCTGTTCGTGGAGCAACCAGTGCCACAGGCGGTCGTCACATCTTGGGTTTCACAGACATTCGCCAA AGAGCAAGCCAAAGCATGCGAGGCATTATCTGAGCTGTCAGTATGGCAAGAGGCTCCAATACCAGGAGGCATGCCTGGCTGGATGCTGGCACAGTCCTTCAAGAAGAACCTTAAAGTTGCATTGCTTGGAGG TGGTCGTGCCTGGAGCATGTCATCATCATTGGAGCCCGATGGCAAGGCCCGTGATGTAGCATTTCTGGATGCATATGCACTGGAGCGGTGGGAGTGTGTGCTGCACTACATGGTGGGCAGCGCACAGACCGAGGGGATCAGTGCTGATGCTGTCAGAATACTGCTGCATGCTGGACTTATGACCAG AGATGCAGAGGATGGATCGGCTGTCATCACACGCGCGGGTTTCCAGTTTCTACTGTTGAGTACTGCTAAACAA GTGTGGCTCTTCCTACAACATTACTTGCATACGGCGGAAAAACGGAGCTTGAGTGCAGCGGAGTGCCTCGCATTCTTGTACCAGCTCAGCTTTAGCACACTTGGCAAG GACTACAGCACAGAAGGAATGAGTAACAACATGCTAGTATTCCTACAGCATTTGAGAGAGTTTGGACTTGTCTATCAAAGAAAG CGTAAAGCAGGTCGGTTCTACCCGACTCGTCTAGCGCTAAACATAGCCCAGGTCCGTGGCGTGGGGGCGGCGCCCCtggctgcgccggcgcaggctCGCGGGTACATCGTCGTGGAGACCAACTACAGGGTCTACGCCTACACACAGACCAACCTGCAGGTCGCACTGCTCGGACTGTTTACTGAGCTTATGTACAG GTTCCCTAACCTAGTAGTAGGAGTACTGACTCGCGAGTCAGTCCGTCAGGCGCTGCGCGGCGGTATCACGGCCGAGCAGATCATACACTACCTCGAGCAACACTCACATCCACAG ATGTTGAAGTCGGAGACGGGCGGCATCAGGACGAGCTCGATGCTGCCCCCCACCGTGGTGGACCAGATCAAGCTGTGGGAGACTGAGAGGAACAGGTTCACGTACACCGAGGGAGTAGTCTATAACCAGTTCTTGTCACAG GCGGACTTCGTGGTACTCCGCGACTACGCGAAGCAGCAGGGAGTGCTGACGTGGCAGAACGAACGCTCGCGGACCATGGTCGTCACGCGACACGGACACGACGATGTCAAGAAGTTCTGGAAACGATACTCGAAGAGCTCATAG
- the LOC118265734 gene encoding pro-epidermal growth factor — translation MRAKGSSSKFECGHVIASRISHKSPSNVKIVHVPRAPTLRIVRKMQSLVVWWAVVSAAWALAGACSSSISKRPARPARPQRPHPQPQPQPRMNVTFPLFKCEPDYSEYYCLNGGVCFTVVISDSPIYNCECRSGFVGQRCEFKDLDDSYVLTSRQLMMETASIAGGATVAVFLAILVCFGAWVRLHRRGKTPPFSEERGQVQLVAVAAPRGIVALCKAPPAPPDLPH, via the coding sequence ATGCGAGCGAAGGGTTCCAGTTCGAAATTCGAATGCGGTCATGTCATCGCCTCTCGGATTTCTCATAAGTCACCGTCCAATGTCAAAATCGTGCACGTACCGCGAGCGCCGACCCTCCGGATCGTGCGGAAAATGCAATCGTTGGTAGTTTGGTGGGCGGTGGTGTCGGCCGCCTGGGCGCTGGCGGGCGCGTGCTCGAGCTCCATCTCCAAGCGGCCGGCCAGGCCCGCGCGTCCGCAGCGCCCGCACCCGCAGCCCCAGCCGCAGCCGCGGATGAACGTCACCTTCCCCCTCTTCAAGTGCGAGCCCGACTACTCGGAGTACTACTGCCTCAACGGCGGCGTGTGCTTCACCGTGGTCATATCGGACAGCCCGATCTATAACTGCGAATGCCGGAGCGGGTTCGTGGGCCAGCGCTGCGAGTTCAAGGACCTGGACGACTCGTACGTGCTGACGAGTCGGCAGCTGATGATGGAGACAGCGTCAATCGCGGGCGGCGCGACCGTTGCTGTGTTCCTCGCCATTCTAGTCTGCTTCGGCGCGTGGGTGCGGCTGCACCGGCGCGGCAAGACGCCGCCCTTCTCGGAGGAGCGCGGCCAGGTTCAGCTGGTGGCCGTGGCGGCGCCGCGCGGCATCGTCGCGCTGTGCAAGGCGCCGCCCGCCCCGCCAGACCTGCCCCACTAG